The following are encoded in a window of Prochlorococcus marinus str. MIT 1013 genomic DNA:
- the glyQ gene encoding glycine--tRNA ligase subunit alpha, which produces MYFQDIISNLNNFWSEKGCLLLLPYDLEKGAGTMSPHSFLRAIGPEPWAVAYPEPCRRPTDGRYGDNPNRAQHYFQYQVLIKPSLDGIQEIYLSSLEALGISPTEHDIRFVEDNWESPTLGAWGVGWEVWLDGMEVTQFTYFQQCGGLDCKPVSIEITYGLERLAMYLQNVESIWDLSWNKNNKYGDIWLPFEKGQCQYNFEESNSDNLRKLFEIYEEEAHQLIEKRLPAPSLDYVLKCSHTFNLLEARGVISVTERTKIIARIRSLARKVAEAWLEERESLNFPLCLN; this is translated from the coding sequence GTGTACTTTCAGGACATAATTTCTAACCTCAATAATTTCTGGAGTGAGAAAGGTTGTTTGCTGCTCCTGCCATATGACTTAGAGAAGGGCGCAGGGACAATGAGCCCTCATTCTTTTTTGAGAGCCATAGGTCCGGAGCCTTGGGCTGTCGCTTATCCTGAGCCCTGTCGAAGACCAACTGATGGTAGGTATGGAGATAATCCCAATAGAGCACAGCATTATTTTCAGTATCAAGTTCTTATTAAGCCTTCTCTCGACGGCATACAGGAAATTTATTTGTCTTCGCTTGAAGCATTAGGGATTTCGCCTACTGAACACGATATTCGATTTGTTGAAGATAATTGGGAATCTCCAACTTTAGGCGCTTGGGGAGTGGGATGGGAAGTTTGGCTTGATGGTATGGAGGTAACCCAATTTACTTATTTTCAACAATGTGGTGGTCTTGATTGCAAGCCTGTCTCGATTGAGATCACTTATGGCCTTGAAAGATTGGCAATGTATTTGCAAAATGTTGAAAGTATTTGGGATCTTTCCTGGAACAAAAATAATAAATATGGTGATATCTGGCTTCCTTTTGAAAAGGGTCAATGTCAATATAATTTTGAAGAATCTAACTCTGATAATTTAAGAAAACTTTTTGAAATTTATGAGGAGGAGGCTCATCAATTAATAGAAAAGAGACTACCTGCTCCATCCCTTGACTATGTTCTAAAATGTAGCCATACATTTAATTTATTAGAGGCAAGAGGAGTTATATCTGTTACCGAAAGAACCAAGATTATTGCAAGAATTCGATCTTTGGCTCGAAAAGTTGCTGAGGCTTGGTTGGAAGAAAGAGAGTCTCTAAATTTTCCTCTTTGTTTAAATTAG